A section of the Agrococcus sp. SGAir0287 genome encodes:
- a CDS encoding ROK family transcriptional regulator, translating to MQRRPGSQGALRAANEARVAEVLRDGPATQSELAERTGLANATVSNIVRDLRERGAVTTSPTIHQGRRATLVTIEAGAGPVVVGVDFGRRHVRIAVARTDLQPIAEQHVELPAGHHASESLAVAAHALAEMLDGCGLRDVAAMCVGVPGPFDLRTGTIAGHTILPEWVGVSRDAISEAFGMPVEVGNDADLGATAERTVGAHRGVDELMFVKVGTGIGTGLVLGGRLHRGAIGIAGELGHVQVDPQGPLCVCGNRGCLETLASVRVMTQELSAALRRPVSTADIVSSALAGDPVTRRVIEDAGVAIGRAVANAANLLAPAVVVVGGPLSEVGELLLEPVRDGFRRFAIHALASSTEVVATSLGERAEVLGALAIARDAVRIPALA from the coding sequence ATGCAGCGACGCCCGGGGTCCCAAGGTGCGCTGCGTGCAGCGAACGAGGCGCGCGTCGCCGAGGTGCTGCGCGACGGCCCTGCGACGCAGTCCGAGCTCGCCGAGCGCACGGGCCTGGCGAACGCGACGGTCTCGAACATCGTGCGCGACCTGCGCGAGCGCGGCGCCGTCACCACGAGCCCCACGATCCATCAGGGCAGGCGCGCCACGCTCGTGACGATCGAGGCGGGCGCCGGCCCCGTCGTCGTCGGCGTCGACTTCGGCAGGCGCCACGTACGCATCGCCGTCGCGCGCACCGACCTGCAGCCCATCGCCGAGCAGCACGTCGAGCTGCCCGCCGGGCACCACGCCTCCGAGAGCCTCGCGGTCGCCGCGCACGCGCTCGCCGAGATGCTCGACGGCTGCGGCCTGCGCGACGTCGCCGCGATGTGCGTCGGCGTGCCCGGGCCCTTCGACCTGCGCACGGGCACCATCGCGGGCCACACGATCCTGCCCGAGTGGGTGGGCGTCTCGCGCGACGCGATCTCGGAGGCCTTCGGCATGCCCGTCGAGGTGGGGAACGACGCCGACCTCGGCGCGACGGCCGAGCGCACCGTCGGTGCGCATCGCGGCGTCGACGAGCTCATGTTCGTCAAGGTCGGCACGGGCATCGGCACGGGCCTCGTGCTCGGCGGACGCCTGCACCGCGGCGCCATCGGCATCGCCGGCGAGCTCGGGCACGTGCAGGTCGACCCGCAGGGGCCGCTGTGCGTGTGCGGCAATCGCGGCTGCCTCGAGACGCTCGCCTCCGTGCGCGTCATGACGCAGGAGCTCTCCGCTGCCCTCCGACGCCCGGTCTCGACCGCCGACATCGTCTCGTCCGCGCTCGCCGGCGATCCCGTCACGCGTCGCGTGATCGAGGATGCGGGCGTCGCGATCGGCCGCGCCGTCGCGAACGCGGCGAACCTGCTCGCGCCCGCGGTCGTCGTCGTCGGCGGCCCGCTGTCGGAGGTCGGCGAGCTGCTGCTCGAGCCCGTGCGCGACGGCTTCCGGCGCTTCGCGATCCATGCGCTCGCCTCGTCGACGGAGGTCGTGGCGACGTCGCTGGGGGAGCGGGCGGAGGTGCTCGGCGCGCTCGCGATCGCGCGCGACGCCGTGCGCATCCCGGCCCTCGCATAG
- the mmsA gene encoding multiple monosaccharide ABC transporter ATP-binding protein: protein MRHITKEFPGVRALDDVSLEVRAGTIHAICGENGAGKSTLMKVLSGVYPHGSFDGEIVYQGEPVAFGRINDSERAGIVIIHQELALIPELSIAENIFLGNEPRKGVGIDWDTVRMRTIELLARVGLEEDPDTQIKNIGVGKQQLVEIAKALEKDVRLLILDEPTAALNEGDSRHLLDLLVGLRSKGVTSIMISHKLNEIEAISDAITIIRDGKVIETLDIADGDVDEDRIIRGMVGRTLGNRFPDRAGHAGEVFFEVRDWTVQHPLTAERLVAKQSSFTVRRGEVVGFAGLMGAGRTELAMSIFGRQYGTWLGGQILKDGQEIQVRSVPEAIAHGLAYVSEDRKALGLNLLDSIKRSIVSAKLGKISRGGVVDALAESRIAEEYRQQLRIKAPSVEMGVDTLSGGNQQKVVLSKWMFTDPDLLILDEPTRGIDVGAKTEIYQIVRELADAGKGVILISSELPELLGLADRIYTIFEGRITGEIRAADADQETLMRRMAPTKGDAA, encoded by the coding sequence ATGCGCCACATCACCAAGGAGTTCCCCGGCGTCCGCGCGCTCGACGACGTCAGCCTCGAGGTCCGCGCCGGCACCATCCACGCGATCTGCGGCGAGAACGGCGCGGGCAAGTCCACGCTCATGAAGGTGCTCTCGGGCGTCTACCCGCACGGCTCCTTCGACGGCGAGATCGTCTACCAGGGCGAGCCCGTGGCCTTCGGCCGCATCAACGACTCCGAGCGCGCGGGCATCGTGATCATCCACCAGGAGCTCGCGCTCATCCCCGAGCTCTCGATCGCGGAGAACATCTTCCTCGGCAACGAGCCGCGCAAGGGCGTCGGCATCGACTGGGACACGGTGCGCATGCGCACGATCGAGCTGCTCGCCCGCGTCGGGCTCGAGGAGGATCCCGACACGCAGATCAAGAACATCGGCGTCGGCAAGCAGCAGCTCGTCGAGATCGCGAAGGCGCTCGAGAAGGACGTGCGGCTGCTCATCCTCGACGAGCCGACCGCCGCGCTCAACGAGGGCGACTCGCGCCACCTGCTCGACCTGCTCGTCGGCCTGCGCTCCAAGGGCGTCACGTCGATCATGATCAGCCACAAGCTCAACGAGATCGAGGCGATCTCCGACGCCATCACGATCATCCGCGACGGCAAGGTCATCGAGACCCTCGACATCGCCGACGGCGACGTCGACGAGGACCGCATCATCCGCGGCATGGTCGGGCGCACGCTCGGCAATCGCTTCCCCGACCGCGCCGGGCACGCGGGCGAGGTCTTCTTCGAGGTGCGCGACTGGACGGTGCAGCACCCGCTCACCGCCGAGCGCCTCGTCGCGAAGCAGTCGTCGTTCACCGTGCGCCGCGGCGAGGTCGTCGGATTCGCGGGACTCATGGGGGCGGGCCGCACCGAGCTCGCGATGAGCATCTTCGGCAGGCAGTACGGCACGTGGCTCGGCGGGCAGATCCTCAAGGACGGCCAAGAGATCCAGGTCCGCTCGGTGCCGGAGGCGATCGCGCACGGCCTCGCCTACGTCAGCGAGGATCGGAAGGCGCTCGGCCTCAACCTGCTCGACTCCATCAAGCGGTCCATCGTGTCCGCGAAGCTCGGCAAGATCTCGCGCGGCGGCGTCGTGGACGCGCTCGCCGAGTCGCGCATCGCCGAGGAGTACCGACAGCAGCTCCGCATCAAGGCGCCGTCGGTCGAGATGGGCGTCGACACGCTCTCCGGCGGCAACCAGCAGAAGGTCGTGCTGTCGAAGTGGATGTTCACCGACCCCGACCTGCTCATCCTCGACGAGCCCACGCGCGGCATCGACGTCGGGGCCAAGACCGAGATCTACCAGATCGTGCGCGAGCTCGCGGATGCGGGCAAGGGCGTGATCCTCATCTCCAGCGAGCTGCCCGAGCTGCTCGGCCTCGCTGACCGCATCTACACGATCTTCGAGGGTCGCATCACGGGCGAGATCCGTGCTGCCGACGCCGACCAGGAGACGCTCATGCGCCGGATGGCGCCGACGAAGGGTGACGCAGCATGA
- the mmsB gene encoding multiple monosaccharide ABC transporter permease, with protein sequence MTDGVQEQQRFRASDLSMLFGKKGSLKEFGILGALVVIVVAFQIVTEGTTLSSNNLINIIQSQSYILILAVGMVMVIIAGHIDLSVGSVAAFVGVVVAIAMNDWGLPWYLTILIGLGLGVLVGAWQGFWVAFIGVPAFIVTLAGMLMFRGLNQIVGQSRGIPVDREFVNLLAGYLPEVGPFTGYNNLTLLLGLVAVVAVVMLELRGRARRQRLGAAVPPMWVAITRLVLVAVVIIVAALLFASGREGTSFPNAGILFALIALGYAFVTRNTSLGRHVYAVGGNRRAAELSGVRSRWVDFFVMANMSVLASVAGMLWIARAQASGPADGGGWELDAIAAVFIGGAAVAGGIGTVAGSIIGGLVMAVLTNGLFAIGVGSDWIPVIKGLVLLVAVAIDVINKQQGRFSIIALLLRGLRRDRSSELA encoded by the coding sequence ATGACCGACGGTGTGCAGGAGCAGCAGCGCTTCCGCGCCTCCGACCTCTCGATGCTCTTCGGGAAGAAGGGGTCGCTCAAGGAGTTCGGCATCCTCGGCGCGCTCGTGGTGATCGTCGTCGCGTTCCAGATCGTGACCGAGGGGACGACGCTCTCGTCGAACAACCTCATCAACATCATCCAGTCGCAGTCGTACATCCTCATCCTCGCCGTGGGCATGGTCATGGTGATCATCGCCGGGCACATCGACCTCAGCGTGGGCTCCGTGGCCGCGTTCGTCGGCGTCGTGGTCGCCATCGCGATGAACGACTGGGGTCTGCCCTGGTACCTCACCATCCTCATCGGCCTCGGCCTCGGCGTGCTCGTCGGCGCCTGGCAGGGCTTCTGGGTCGCCTTCATCGGCGTGCCGGCCTTCATCGTGACGCTCGCGGGCATGCTCATGTTCCGCGGCCTCAACCAGATCGTCGGTCAGTCGCGCGGCATCCCCGTCGACCGGGAGTTCGTGAACCTGCTCGCGGGGTACCTGCCCGAGGTCGGGCCGTTCACCGGGTACAACAACCTCACGCTGCTGCTCGGACTCGTCGCCGTCGTCGCCGTCGTGATGCTCGAGCTGCGCGGCCGCGCACGTCGACAGCGACTCGGCGCCGCCGTGCCGCCCATGTGGGTCGCCATCACGCGCCTCGTGCTCGTCGCCGTCGTCATCATCGTCGCCGCACTGCTGTTCGCGAGCGGCCGCGAGGGCACGAGCTTCCCGAACGCCGGCATCCTCTTCGCCCTCATCGCCCTCGGCTACGCCTTCGTGACGCGCAACACGTCGCTCGGTCGGCACGTCTACGCCGTCGGCGGCAACCGCCGCGCCGCCGAGCTGTCGGGCGTGCGCTCGCGCTGGGTCGACTTCTTCGTCATGGCGAACATGTCCGTGCTCGCCTCGGTCGCGGGCATGCTCTGGATCGCTCGGGCCCAGGCATCCGGCCCCGCGGACGGCGGCGGCTGGGAGCTCGACGCCATCGCGGCCGTCTTCATCGGCGGCGCCGCCGTCGCCGGCGGCATCGGCACGGTGGCCGGATCCATCATCGGTGGTCTCGTCATGGCGGTGCTCACGAACGGCCTCTTCGCGATCGGCGTCGGCTCCGACTGGATCCCCGTCATCAAGGGCCTCGTGCTGCTCGTCGCCGTCGCGATCGACGTCATCAACAAGCAGCAGGGCCGCTTCTCGATCATCGCGCTGCTGCTGCGCGGCCTGCGCCGTGACCGCTCGAGCGAGCTCGCCTGA
- a CDS encoding substrate-binding domain-containing protein: MKKSALVALAGIAAVSVALTGCGRSEPTAEGDGDAAGFASDATIGVALPDRTSENWVLAGDLFENGLEEAGFTGDVQYAGSSNAVGDQQQQIQQMIDGGAEVIVIGAADTNQLATQLEAADAAGITVIAYDRLIQNSDLVDYYVAFDNFHVGELQAESLLQGLEERFPGQEPWNIELFSGSSDDSNSAVFFDGAMSVLQPAIDDGTLNVVSGQTTVQQTATEDWAAENAQNRMDTIITSSYQGVELHGVLSPNDNLARAIIASATGAGFPVPVVTGQDSEVASVESIVAGEQYSTIYKDTRALVAATIDMVSQLQAGEEVTTTGEQDNGATEVPSNLLEPVIVTQENAAEAYADNPDLEPLTQP; encoded by the coding sequence ATGAAGAAGTCCGCACTCGTGGCGCTGGCCGGCATCGCCGCCGTCAGCGTCGCGCTCACCGGCTGCGGCCGCTCCGAGCCGACCGCGGAGGGCGACGGCGACGCCGCCGGCTTCGCGTCGGACGCGACCATCGGCGTCGCGCTGCCCGACCGCACCTCCGAGAACTGGGTGCTCGCGGGCGACCTGTTCGAGAACGGCCTCGAGGAGGCGGGCTTCACGGGCGACGTGCAGTACGCCGGCTCGTCGAACGCCGTGGGCGACCAGCAGCAGCAGATCCAGCAGATGATCGACGGCGGCGCCGAGGTCATCGTCATCGGCGCTGCCGACACGAACCAGCTCGCGACGCAGCTCGAGGCTGCCGACGCGGCCGGCATCACCGTCATCGCCTACGACCGTCTCATCCAGAACTCGGACCTCGTCGACTACTACGTCGCGTTCGACAACTTCCACGTGGGCGAGCTGCAGGCGGAGTCGCTGCTGCAGGGCCTCGAGGAGCGCTTCCCCGGCCAGGAGCCGTGGAACATCGAGCTCTTCTCCGGCTCGTCGGACGACTCGAACTCGGCCGTGTTCTTCGACGGCGCGATGAGCGTCCTCCAGCCCGCGATCGACGACGGCACGCTCAACGTCGTGTCGGGTCAGACCACGGTGCAGCAGACGGCGACCGAGGACTGGGCAGCGGAGAACGCCCAGAACCGCATGGACACGATCATCACGTCGTCCTACCAGGGCGTCGAGCTGCACGGCGTGCTCTCGCCGAACGACAACCTCGCTCGCGCGATCATCGCGTCGGCCACGGGTGCGGGCTTCCCCGTGCCGGTCGTGACCGGTCAGGACTCGGAGGTCGCCTCGGTCGAGTCGATCGTCGCTGGCGAGCAGTACTCGACGATCTACAAGGACACCCGCGCGCTCGTGGCCGCGACCATCGACATGGTCTCGCAGCTGCAGGCGGGCGAGGAGGTCACCACGACGGGTGAGCAGGACAACGGTGCGACCGAGGTCCCGTCGAACCTGCTGGAGCCGGTCATCGTCACGCAGGAGAACGCTGCGGAGGCGTACGCCGACAACCCGGACCTCGAGCCGCTCACGCAGCCGTAG
- a CDS encoding cystathionine beta-synthase: protein MRFAETILDTIGDTPLVRLNHVTEGIAATVLAKVEFLNPGGSVKDRIARSMIDDAEQRGLLRPGGTIVEPTSGNTGVGLALVAQQRGYRCIFVCPDKVAEDKRATLRAYGAEVVVTPTAVAPDSPESYYGVANRLTEEIDGAFQPNQFFNPAAPAAHEATTGPEIWRDTDGRVTHLVASAGTGGTITGTGRYLKRVSDGAVRVVAADPLGSIYSGGTGRPYLVEGVGEDMWPGNYDPSVIDDVVAVDDAASFAMTRRLAREEGLLVGGSSGLATVVALDLARTLPADAVVVVVLPDSGRGYLQKVYSDAWMRAHGFASADEGTTVRDVLMVKGGNAPALVHAHPTDTVHDAIEIMHEFGVSQLPVLRAEPPVVLGEVAGSVDERHLLDAVFTGAARLGDPVGDHVGPQLPRIGAGESADDLRAALREADAILVLDEARPIGVVTRTDLLTYLAKEA from the coding sequence ATGCGCTTCGCAGAGACCATCCTCGACACGATCGGGGACACGCCGCTCGTGCGGCTGAACCACGTCACCGAGGGCATCGCAGCCACGGTGCTCGCGAAGGTCGAGTTCCTGAACCCCGGCGGGTCGGTGAAGGACCGCATCGCGCGCTCGATGATCGACGACGCCGAGCAGCGGGGCCTGCTGCGCCCCGGCGGGACGATCGTCGAGCCGACGAGCGGCAACACGGGCGTCGGCCTCGCGCTCGTCGCGCAGCAGCGCGGCTACCGCTGCATCTTCGTCTGCCCCGACAAGGTCGCGGAGGACAAGCGGGCGACCCTGCGCGCGTACGGCGCCGAGGTCGTCGTGACGCCGACCGCCGTCGCGCCCGACAGCCCTGAGTCGTACTACGGCGTCGCGAACCGACTCACCGAGGAGATCGACGGCGCGTTCCAGCCGAACCAGTTCTTCAACCCCGCGGCGCCCGCCGCCCACGAGGCGACGACCGGCCCCGAGATCTGGCGCGACACCGACGGCCGCGTCACGCACCTCGTCGCCTCCGCCGGCACGGGCGGCACGATCACGGGCACGGGCCGGTACCTCAAGCGCGTCTCCGACGGCGCCGTGCGCGTCGTCGCGGCGGATCCGCTCGGCTCCATCTACTCGGGCGGCACGGGTCGGCCCTACCTCGTCGAGGGCGTCGGCGAGGACATGTGGCCGGGCAACTACGACCCGTCGGTGATCGACGACGTCGTCGCGGTCGACGACGCAGCGTCGTTCGCCATGACCCGCAGGCTCGCCCGCGAGGAGGGGCTGCTCGTCGGCGGCTCCAGCGGACTGGCGACCGTCGTCGCCCTCGACCTCGCGCGCACGCTGCCCGCCGATGCCGTCGTCGTCGTCGTGCTGCCCGACTCCGGCCGCGGCTACCTGCAGAAGGTCTACTCGGACGCGTGGATGCGCGCGCACGGCTTCGCGAGCGCCGACGAGGGCACGACCGTGCGCGACGTGCTCATGGTGAAGGGTGGCAACGCGCCCGCCCTCGTGCATGCACATCCGACCGACACCGTGCACGACGCGATCGAGATCATGCACGAGTTCGGCGTCAGCCAGCTGCCCGTGCTGCGCGCCGAGCCGCCCGTCGTGCTCGGCGAGGTCGCGGGCTCCGTCGACGAGCGGCACCTGCTCGACGCCGTCTTCACGGGCGCCGCGCGGCTCGGCGACCCCGTCGGCGACCACGTCGGGCCGCAGCTGCCGCGCATCGGCGCGGGCGAGAGCGCCGACGATCTGCGCGCCGCGCTGCGCGAGGCCGACGCGATCCTCGTGCTCGACGAGGCGCGACCCATCGGCGTCGTCACGCGCACCGACCTGCTGACGTACCTCGCGAAGGAGGCATGA
- a CDS encoding cystathionine gamma-synthase, translating into MMTGFSTRAIHDGQPFDPRTGAVVPPVFLTSTFVQDGVGGFRDGYEYARGGNPTRDQLQEQLASLEGGTHAYAFGSGLAAEDALLRAVLRPGDHILMANDVYGGTHRLVARMFVPWGVELSTADFADLDAVRAAMRPTTRMLWVETPSNPLMKITDLAALAEIGHAAGAVVVADNTFASPFLQQPLSLGADVVVHSTTKYVGGHSDLVGGAVVTADAELAEAVGFVQFGVGAVNSPFDAWLTTRSLKTLAIRMERHSSNAQAIAEALVGHPALEAVHYPGLPTHPGHEIAARQMSGFAGMVSIQVRGGAEAALALVRRTELFQLAESLGGVESLICYPSEMTHASVKGTELAVPTNLVRLSVGIEDVDDLIADITTALAS; encoded by the coding sequence ATGATGACCGGGTTCTCGACGAGGGCCATCCACGACGGCCAGCCGTTCGACCCGCGCACCGGCGCCGTCGTGCCGCCGGTCTTCCTCACGTCGACGTTCGTGCAGGACGGCGTGGGCGGCTTCCGCGACGGCTACGAGTACGCCCGCGGCGGCAACCCCACGCGCGACCAGCTGCAGGAGCAGCTCGCGTCGCTCGAGGGCGGCACGCACGCGTACGCGTTCGGCTCGGGGCTCGCCGCCGAGGACGCCCTGCTGCGCGCCGTGCTGCGCCCCGGCGACCACATCCTCATGGCCAACGACGTCTACGGCGGCACGCATCGCCTCGTCGCGCGCATGTTCGTGCCGTGGGGCGTGGAGCTCTCGACGGCCGACTTCGCCGACCTCGACGCCGTGCGCGCGGCGATGCGGCCGACGACGCGCATGCTGTGGGTCGAGACGCCCTCGAACCCGCTCATGAAGATCACCGACCTCGCCGCGCTCGCCGAGATCGGGCACGCCGCCGGTGCGGTCGTCGTCGCCGACAACACGTTCGCGTCGCCGTTCCTGCAGCAGCCGCTGTCGCTCGGCGCCGACGTCGTCGTGCACTCGACGACGAAGTACGTCGGCGGCCACTCCGACCTCGTCGGCGGCGCGGTCGTCACGGCGGACGCCGAGCTCGCCGAGGCGGTCGGCTTCGTGCAGTTCGGCGTCGGCGCGGTGAACTCGCCGTTCGACGCGTGGCTCACCACGAGGTCGCTGAAGACGCTCGCGATCCGCATGGAGCGGCACTCGTCGAACGCGCAGGCGATCGCGGAGGCGCTCGTGGGGCATCCCGCGCTCGAGGCGGTGCACTACCCGGGCCTGCCGACGCATCCGGGGCACGAGATCGCGGCGCGGCAGATGTCCGGCTTCGCCGGCATGGTGTCGATCCAGGTGCGCGGCGGCGCCGAGGCGGCGCTCGCGCTCGTGCGCCGCACGGAGCTCTTCCAGCTCGCCGAGTCGCTCGGCGGCGTCGAGAGCCTCATCTGCTACCCCTCCGAGATGACGCACGCGTCGGTCAAGGGCACGGAGCTCGCGGTGCCGACGAACCTCGTGCGCCTCTCGGTGGGCATCGAGGACGTCGACGACCTCATCGCCGACATCACCACCGCCCTCGCCTCGTGA